One Fuerstiella marisgermanici DNA window includes the following coding sequences:
- a CDS encoding pyridoxal phosphate-dependent aminotransferase, translating into MHTSNLVNQLAPSATIAAAAKAKELRDKGVNVLEFTLGEPDFTTPDHICAAAKAAMDAGHTHYTPATGILPLKQAICDAFQRDHGVAYKPTEVTISNGAKHALHNVLAACCDPGDEVIIPTPFWVSYSALVELVGAVPVLVETTEESGFCMTADQFRGAITDKTRMLMLNSPSNPTGAVYPVDALEALANVAVEKDVIVLSDEIYDKLIYDGYTFKTFASFGDEVKNRTIIVNGVSKAYAMTGWRIGWTLAPENVSKAITKLQSQQTSNPSSISQYAAIEALTGSQDCIPEMLAEFQKRREYVLGRLRKMPGLTFADPGGAFYAFFNVSSHFGRELPGGATVDNSSDFCTALLEGAHVALVTGDAFGAPGYVRLSFATNMETLEAGLNALEKFLS; encoded by the coding sequence ATGCACACATCGAACCTCGTCAACCAGCTTGCCCCGTCCGCCACAATTGCCGCCGCCGCCAAAGCGAAAGAATTGCGTGACAAAGGCGTCAACGTTCTGGAATTCACGCTGGGCGAACCCGACTTCACCACGCCGGACCATATCTGCGCCGCCGCCAAAGCCGCGATGGACGCCGGCCACACTCATTACACGCCCGCCACAGGCATCCTTCCGCTAAAGCAGGCCATCTGCGATGCCTTTCAGCGCGACCACGGCGTCGCCTACAAGCCGACAGAAGTGACGATCAGCAATGGAGCCAAGCATGCACTGCACAACGTGCTGGCGGCGTGCTGTGACCCGGGCGACGAAGTCATCATTCCGACCCCGTTTTGGGTCAGCTACAGCGCCCTGGTCGAACTGGTCGGCGCAGTGCCGGTGCTGGTCGAAACGACGGAAGAATCCGGCTTCTGCATGACGGCGGACCAGTTTCGCGGAGCGATCACCGACAAGACTCGCATGCTGATGCTGAACAGCCCCAGCAACCCGACTGGAGCCGTTTATCCAGTGGACGCTCTGGAAGCGTTGGCCAACGTCGCGGTCGAAAAAGACGTGATCGTGCTGTCGGACGAAATCTACGACAAACTGATCTACGACGGCTACACCTTCAAGACATTCGCGTCGTTCGGCGATGAGGTCAAAAATCGCACGATCATCGTCAATGGAGTCAGCAAAGCATACGCGATGACCGGCTGGCGCATCGGCTGGACTCTGGCACCGGAAAACGTCAGCAAGGCGATCACCAAACTTCAAAGCCAACAGACATCCAACCCCTCCAGTATCAGTCAGTATGCCGCAATCGAAGCGCTGACGGGTTCTCAGGATTGCATCCCGGAAATGCTGGCCGAATTCCAAAAGCGCCGCGAATATGTACTCGGTCGACTGCGTAAGATGCCGGGGCTGACGTTCGCCGATCCTGGCGGCGCGTTCTATGCTTTCTTTAACGTCAGCAGTCACTTCGGCCGCGAGCTCCCCGGCGGAGCGACCGTCGACAACAGCAGCGACTTCTGCACGGCGCTGTTAGAAGGTGCTCATGTGGCACTGGTGACCGGCGATGCATTCGGAGCACCGGGTTACGTGCGGTTGTCATTCGCAACCAATATGGAAACACTGGAAGCTGGCCTGAATGCATTAGAGAAGTTTTTGTCGTAA
- a CDS encoding YqjF family protein produces MANSTKPKIVGCQSWRNLAFIHWRIDPEEMQAALPAGLKVETFDGSAWLALVPFSMERVRPWWSPAVPLVSWFLETNVRTYVKHDNGQTGVWFFSLDANHRLAVAVARRFWHLNYIHAKMGLLTRSNTAEYHGRRTWAAGGDYEVKAVVDADVPLQAAQQGSLEFFLLERYHLFAQRPDGRFLCGQVHHDPYQYRPLRSVQISQSLTDAAGFPISSDIEPDHVAYSPGVDVQVSPLFLA; encoded by the coding sequence ATGGCTAACTCCACTAAACCAAAGATCGTCGGTTGCCAATCCTGGCGCAATCTGGCGTTTATCCATTGGCGAATTGACCCTGAAGAAATGCAGGCGGCATTGCCAGCCGGTCTGAAAGTGGAGACCTTCGACGGCAGTGCCTGGCTGGCTTTGGTCCCATTCTCCATGGAACGCGTTCGGCCATGGTGGTCGCCGGCCGTGCCACTTGTTTCGTGGTTTCTGGAAACGAATGTGCGGACATACGTGAAGCACGACAATGGTCAGACCGGCGTGTGGTTCTTCAGTCTTGACGCCAATCACCGGCTCGCGGTTGCGGTGGCCCGGCGCTTTTGGCACTTGAACTACATTCACGCCAAGATGGGACTGTTGACACGAAGCAACACTGCAGAATACCACGGGCGCCGCACATGGGCCGCGGGCGGTGACTATGAGGTCAAAGCTGTTGTCGATGCCGACGTGCCGTTACAGGCCGCACAGCAGGGTAGTTTGGAGTTCTTTCTGCTGGAGCGCTACCACCTGTTCGCTCAACGCCCGGACGGGCGATTTCTATGCGGGCAGGTCCATCATGATCCGTATCAATATCGCCCTCTGCGATCCGTGCAGATTTCGCAATCGCTGACCGATGCGGCGGGGTTCCCGATTTCGTCCGACATCGAACCGGACCACGTCGCTTACTCCCCGGGCGTTGACGTGCAGGTCTCGCCCCTGTTCCTGGCATGA
- a CDS encoding ribonuclease E inhibitor RraB has product MAEEYPNDLDGDVLRMIAEDGNDMTVPMEVDFHVALPTEDAANTVAAAVSELGYEAFVDYDDGEDDEDVTEEEITEPWTCTCRKEMALKYEDIMAVQAQLDEIARPLGGYSDGWGTFGNLEENQPEDDEFSDDDEEE; this is encoded by the coding sequence ATGGCTGAAGAATACCCCAATGACCTGGATGGTGACGTTTTGCGGATGATTGCCGAAGACGGCAATGACATGACTGTGCCCATGGAAGTTGACTTCCACGTGGCACTGCCGACGGAAGACGCGGCCAACACCGTGGCCGCCGCTGTGTCGGAACTTGGCTACGAAGCGTTCGTCGATTATGACGACGGCGAAGATGACGAAGACGTCACCGAAGAAGAAATCACCGAACCATGGACCTGCACCTGCCGCAAGGAAATGGCTCTGAAGTACGAAGACATCATGGCCGTGCAGGCGCAGCTTGACGAAATCGCCAGACCGTTGGGTGGATACTCAGACGGCTGGGGAACGTTCGGTAACCTTGAAGAAAACCAGCCGGAAGACGATGAGTTTTCTGACGATGATGAAGAAGAGTAA
- a CDS encoding IS1634 family transposase — MFIRQCHRIKNGRRHAYWALVESYRSASGPRQRVVAWLGKLDEAGRLGVHQAAEVLAGSDEVAPGVTADQSQPLSRQMRFEFDDDASAVTPRWVEVNAAGVRVENLRQFGGPWMALHLIRTLQLDTFLSNAIPEGRELVGWDVSSLILIIARLLEPASELFTAEQWYPKTALRDLLGVSEERVNDNRLYRTLDQLLPHKDALETHLKNRLGHLFDLEYDLLMYDVTSTYFEGQAERNPLAQRGYSRDNRSDCKQVCIGLVVSRCGMPLGYKVFAGNTADVTTVEHIVETMEARYGKSDRIWVMDRGMVSEDNIEFLREGGRRYIVGTPKSMLKKFEHELLKEDWTSIRDGLEVKVVPWPGSDDPDESEDCNTSPETFILCRSRDRSMKEEAITQRFEKKIEESLIRMTARCDKQKRDPMKVEREIGRLLGKNTRAAKLFDVKVTKTDDGAARIEWSKIEATRDWATLSSGCYLLRTNVSDWSDEELWKAYIQLTEAEAAFRIHKSDLSIRPIWHQKEERVLAHIFVCFLAYVLWKTLGQLCSKAGLGDEPRRVLAELSEIRSMDVVLPTRTGPEIRTRCVSKPSDHQQILLEKLSLKLPSKIIQKQM, encoded by the coding sequence ATGTTCATTCGCCAATGCCATCGAATCAAAAACGGTCGTCGCCACGCCTACTGGGCGCTGGTCGAATCGTATCGCTCGGCCAGTGGGCCGCGGCAGCGGGTGGTCGCGTGGCTGGGGAAGCTTGACGAAGCCGGTCGACTGGGCGTCCATCAGGCGGCGGAAGTTTTGGCCGGTAGCGATGAGGTTGCACCCGGTGTCACCGCTGATCAGTCACAACCGCTCAGTCGACAGATGCGATTCGAGTTCGATGATGATGCGTCTGCCGTGACTCCGCGATGGGTCGAAGTCAACGCCGCCGGAGTTCGTGTGGAAAACCTGCGACAGTTCGGCGGGCCGTGGATGGCTCTGCACCTGATTCGCACGCTGCAACTGGATACGTTCCTGAGCAACGCGATCCCTGAAGGTCGTGAACTGGTCGGCTGGGATGTGAGTTCGCTGATTCTGATCATTGCGCGGCTGCTCGAACCTGCCAGCGAACTCTTCACCGCCGAACAATGGTATCCGAAAACGGCACTGCGGGATCTGCTCGGCGTGAGCGAAGAACGTGTGAACGATAATCGGCTGTACCGCACACTCGATCAGCTGCTGCCGCACAAGGACGCATTGGAAACGCATCTGAAGAATCGCCTTGGCCATCTGTTCGATCTCGAATACGACCTGCTGATGTATGACGTCACCAGCACTTACTTCGAAGGTCAGGCCGAACGCAATCCGCTGGCTCAGCGTGGCTATTCGCGCGATAACCGCAGCGACTGCAAGCAGGTCTGCATCGGGCTGGTGGTGTCTCGATGCGGAATGCCGCTGGGATACAAGGTGTTTGCCGGCAATACGGCCGACGTTACTACCGTGGAACACATCGTCGAAACGATGGAAGCACGCTACGGGAAAAGCGATCGCATCTGGGTCATGGATCGCGGCATGGTGTCGGAAGACAACATCGAATTCCTGCGCGAAGGCGGTCGACGCTACATCGTCGGCACTCCCAAATCGATGCTGAAGAAGTTTGAACACGAGCTGCTGAAGGAAGACTGGACCAGCATTCGCGATGGCCTGGAAGTCAAGGTCGTGCCGTGGCCCGGCAGCGACGATCCGGATGAATCGGAAGACTGCAACACATCGCCGGAGACATTCATCCTGTGTCGCAGTCGCGATCGATCAATGAAGGAAGAAGCGATCACACAGCGCTTCGAAAAGAAGATCGAAGAGTCGCTCATCCGCATGACGGCGCGGTGCGATAAACAGAAACGCGACCCGATGAAGGTCGAACGTGAGATCGGCCGGCTGCTCGGAAAGAACACTCGAGCGGCAAAGCTCTTCGACGTGAAAGTCACGAAGACAGATGACGGGGCCGCACGCATCGAATGGTCAAAGATCGAAGCTACGCGTGACTGGGCGACTCTGAGTTCCGGATGCTATCTGCTGCGAACCAATGTCAGCGACTGGTCCGACGAAGAACTTTGGAAGGCATACATCCAACTGACCGAAGCGGAAGCCGCGTTCCGAATTCACAAAAGCGATCTTTCGATCCGCCCGATCTGGCATCAGAAGGAGGAACGTGTTCTGGCACACATCTTCGTGTGTTTTCTGGCATACGTCCTGTGGAAGACGCTTGGTCAGTTGTGCAGCAAAGCAGGGCTGGGCGACGAACCGCGCCGTGTGCTTGCGGAGCTGTCGGAGATCCGTTCGATGGACGTCGTCCTGCCCACTCGCACCGGCCCGGAGATCCGCACCCGCTGCGTGTCAAAGCCCTCCGACCATCAGCAGATTCTTCTGGAAAAGCTGAGCCTCAAACTGCCCTCAAAAATAATCCAAAAGCAAATGTAG
- a CDS encoding PspA/IM30 family protein, whose product MPHFSRLTDIVTCSLSEILESSDDPQTTLQEVLAEMEEGLASARRVARTSRTNRDRLEKEIASHTAQMNDWLSRAKASLTDGDESAAREALTRKVEVEDLIDGLKPELEASDSNYRNMLRIQKALEARYSEAVRRMAELTGKPAEIRLESETAVHAVTQSQQEKSSEVEAELAELRKQMEG is encoded by the coding sequence ATGCCACACTTTAGCCGCCTGACAGACATCGTAACCTGCAGCCTGAGTGAAATTCTGGAGTCGTCTGACGACCCGCAGACAACGCTTCAGGAAGTGCTGGCGGAGATGGAAGAAGGACTTGCCAGTGCGCGACGCGTGGCCAGGACGTCGCGAACCAATCGCGATCGCCTTGAGAAGGAGATCGCCAGCCACACGGCTCAGATGAACGACTGGCTGTCGCGAGCCAAGGCGTCGCTGACCGACGGCGACGAATCAGCGGCTCGAGAAGCGTTGACTCGCAAAGTGGAAGTCGAAGACCTGATCGACGGATTGAAGCCGGAACTGGAGGCGTCCGATTCCAACTATCGCAACATGCTTCGAATTCAAAAAGCCCTGGAAGCTCGCTATTCCGAAGCCGTCCGTCGCATGGCGGAACTGACAGGCAAGCCGGCCGAAATTCGCCTGGAATCAGAAACCGCCGTGCACGCGGTCACGCAGTCTCAACAGGAAAAGAGCAGCGAAGTCGAAGCCGAACTGGCTGAGTTGCGAAAGCAGATGGAAGGCTAA
- a CDS encoding RNA polymerase sigma factor, translated as MSQPYTEDDQRMIRLQEGDQSAFDDIVAAWQDSLYGYFFRRIRDAQRSEDLVQETLLRLFRKAWDYVPTGRFRGWLFRVAHNLLIDSVRRQSSDALIRRVSATVVADGEQADLLNLMPGDLVSAEARVAEEEVVEVVYELLDELPDDQRQTFMLHHFESLTLSEVADAMATTLPTAKSRLRLAKEKLRYQLTCRGFAEETVPENN; from the coding sequence ATGTCTCAACCGTATACCGAAGATGATCAGCGGATGATTCGCCTGCAGGAAGGCGATCAGTCCGCGTTTGATGACATCGTGGCGGCGTGGCAGGATTCTTTATACGGCTATTTCTTCCGTCGAATCCGCGACGCTCAGAGGTCTGAGGACCTTGTTCAGGAAACTCTGCTGCGGTTGTTTCGGAAGGCGTGGGACTATGTGCCCACCGGGCGGTTTCGCGGCTGGCTGTTTCGAGTCGCCCACAACCTGTTGATTGACAGCGTGCGGCGGCAGTCCAGTGACGCTTTGATTCGTCGCGTGAGTGCCACAGTGGTTGCCGACGGCGAGCAGGCGGATTTGCTGAACCTGATGCCCGGTGATCTTGTGTCTGCGGAAGCTCGCGTCGCAGAAGAGGAAGTTGTCGAAGTCGTTTACGAGTTGCTGGATGAATTACCGGATGACCAGCGGCAAACCTTCATGCTGCACCATTTCGAATCGTTAACGCTGTCTGAAGTGGCGGATGCCATGGCAACGACGCTGCCGACAGCCAAAAGCCGTTTGCGATTGGCCAAAGAGAAACTCCGCTACCAACTGACCTGCCGAGGTTTCGCGGAAGAGACCGTTCCCGAAAACAACTGA
- a CDS encoding 3-keto-disaccharide hydrolase translates to MARVLTVFSLFFVVAPCVVADDAKSAPAETGMTSLFNGKDLSGWDGDTRLWKVENGVIHGETTAEIPAKGNTFLICQDTKTKDFDLRLSFRCSASNNSGIQYRSKHITSDKARNKWVVQGYQHEIRNENTLPNVSGFIYDEGGSTGKRGRIILVGQKGEWKGDKLEVSDEPVITAEEYAKLFKVDEWNEVTIIAKGRHIRHYMNGRLVMDFTDSEERALTEGILALQLHAGKPMFAEFKDIRIKHLK, encoded by the coding sequence ATGGCCCGCGTACTCACTGTGTTTTCACTGTTTTTCGTTGTCGCCCCCTGCGTCGTCGCTGACGATGCAAAGTCAGCCCCGGCTGAAACCGGCATGACAAGCCTTTTCAACGGTAAAGATCTTTCCGGCTGGGACGGTGACACGCGACTCTGGAAAGTCGAAAACGGAGTCATTCATGGCGAAACAACGGCGGAAATACCAGCCAAGGGCAATACGTTCCTTATCTGCCAGGACACCAAAACGAAGGATTTTGACCTGCGTCTGTCCTTTCGCTGCTCAGCGTCCAACAACTCAGGCATTCAGTATCGTTCGAAGCACATCACAAGCGACAAAGCTCGCAACAAGTGGGTCGTGCAGGGCTATCAGCACGAAATTCGCAACGAAAACACATTGCCCAATGTGTCCGGCTTCATCTACGACGAAGGCGGTTCAACTGGCAAACGAGGACGCATTATCCTTGTCGGCCAAAAAGGCGAATGGAAGGGCGACAAGCTGGAGGTATCTGACGAGCCTGTGATCACTGCCGAGGAATATGCAAAGCTGTTTAAGGTGGATGAATGGAACGAAGTGACCATCATCGCAAAAGGCCGCCACATCCGGCACTACATGAACGGTCGGCTTGTGATGGACTTCACCGACAGCGAAGAGCGAGCTCTTACGGAAGGGATTCTGGCACTTCAGCTTCATGCTGGTAAGCCGATGTTTGCGGAGTTCAAGGACATTCGCATCAAGCACCTGAAGTAG
- a CDS encoding carboxypeptidase-like regulatory domain-containing protein, whose translation MRFPISWMLVFSLTASPAFTMAADAQPSGVQPTRLQLRNVELNVEGQLQGQLLTSAGVPVAASKIRVRDQRDIAKAAQELTTDDKGRFRTASLTAGTCVVEIDRVAYAVRVWPQGTAPPKSLKTVAFVRTSDGATVRGNRISDWVYSLTAVEKAALGIGVAAAIIIPIAVADDDDDAS comes from the coding sequence ATGCGATTCCCGATCTCATGGATGCTGGTATTTTCTCTCACCGCATCTCCCGCTTTTACGATGGCAGCCGACGCTCAACCGTCTGGTGTCCAGCCGACTCGGCTACAACTGCGAAACGTTGAACTCAACGTCGAAGGTCAACTTCAGGGGCAGCTTCTGACCTCAGCAGGTGTGCCAGTCGCTGCTTCAAAAATCCGCGTCCGCGACCAAAGGGACATCGCAAAGGCGGCTCAGGAATTGACAACGGACGACAAGGGGCGGTTTCGCACCGCCAGCCTGACCGCTGGTACCTGCGTGGTCGAAATTGATCGCGTAGCGTATGCCGTAAGAGTCTGGCCGCAGGGCACGGCACCACCAAAGTCGCTGAAGACAGTCGCTTTTGTCAGGACCAGCGACGGAGCCACTGTACGTGGCAACCGGATCTCGGACTGGGTATACAGTTTGACGGCCGTTGAAAAGGCTGCATTGGGTATCGGCGTTGCTGCGGCGATAATCATTCCAATTGCTGTTGCTGACGACGACGATGATGCCAGCTAA
- a CDS encoding lactate racemase domain-containing protein: MNYQLTSGQIKAVLQLPESAVVFNADNQSVVASLATSLQSPLGLPPIEQCVVPGDRVALVVDPDTPGVADMITLVWEQFQASHGEELDATLLLPADPDGSNWKAIIDGLPVHVRNQVAIHVHDPTDEQQRSYLASSAGGERIYLSHYLTDADLVVTIGRIGFDATFGYRGTNSSIYPAFSNTESINAARPTDNDLAPGDSRPLRVLADEIGWLLGTQFAVQVIPGGDGSAIEFLCGAPDEVMKAGRTLLHQHWAVTADETFELVVVSVPANASNGWKSVGAAVETAVRLAGDGGRVAVVAELPNQIGPAMEMLRRSLEPEDLLKPLRREMLHDAAEVSQLIKAMSHARIYLHSNLDPVFVEELGILPLTSEAELQRLIKSSERTFVLPHANFAWVESVAPATL; the protein is encoded by the coding sequence ATGAATTACCAACTCACCAGCGGGCAGATTAAGGCCGTATTGCAGCTTCCCGAATCTGCCGTCGTCTTCAATGCGGACAATCAGTCAGTCGTCGCGTCGCTGGCGACATCTTTGCAGTCTCCCTTGGGCCTGCCGCCGATTGAACAATGTGTGGTGCCGGGTGATCGAGTTGCGCTTGTGGTCGATCCAGACACGCCAGGCGTCGCGGACATGATCACACTGGTTTGGGAGCAATTTCAGGCCTCTCACGGCGAAGAACTGGACGCCACTTTACTGCTTCCCGCCGATCCCGACGGCAGCAACTGGAAAGCAATCATCGACGGCCTGCCGGTCCACGTTCGCAATCAGGTGGCAATCCATGTTCATGATCCGACCGATGAACAGCAGCGAAGCTACCTCGCCAGTTCGGCCGGTGGCGAACGCATCTACCTGTCTCATTACCTGACTGACGCCGACCTTGTCGTCACCATCGGCAGAATCGGATTCGACGCGACGTTTGGCTATCGCGGCACGAACAGTTCCATCTACCCGGCGTTTTCGAACACGGAATCGATCAACGCGGCGCGGCCCACGGACAACGATCTCGCGCCCGGCGATTCGCGGCCTCTGCGAGTGCTCGCGGACGAAATCGGGTGGCTGCTGGGCACTCAGTTTGCCGTGCAGGTCATTCCCGGCGGCGACGGTTCCGCCATTGAATTTCTATGCGGTGCGCCAGACGAAGTGATGAAGGCAGGCCGAACATTACTTCATCAACATTGGGCGGTGACTGCTGACGAAACCTTCGAGTTGGTCGTCGTGTCTGTACCGGCCAATGCCTCGAACGGCTGGAAATCGGTCGGCGCGGCAGTTGAAACGGCTGTCCGCCTTGCGGGCGACGGCGGTCGCGTTGCCGTCGTTGCCGAACTGCCGAATCAAATCGGCCCCGCGATGGAGATGCTTCGTCGCAGCCTTGAACCTGAAGACTTGCTCAAGCCGCTGCGGCGCGAAATGCTGCACGATGCCGCTGAGGTGTCTCAACTGATTAAGGCCATGAGCCACGCTCGAATTTACCTGCACAGCAATCTCGACCCTGTGTTTGTCGAAGAGCTGGGCATACTGCCCTTAACATCAGAGGCGGAATTACAGCGGCTGATCAAATCTTCAGAACGGACTTTCGTGCTGCCTCATGCTAACTTTGCGTGGGTAGAATCTGTAGCTCCCGCAACATTATGA
- the ahcY gene encoding adenosylhomocysteinase: MSTATEKLPYKVANIELAELGRKEIEIAEIEMPGLMALREKHGATKPLKGARIAGCLHMTIQTAVLIETLVELGAEVTWSSCNIFSTQDHAAAAMAAAGIPVYAWKGMSEEEFDWCIEQTLHFPDGQPLNMILDDGGDLTLMVHEKFPELMADIKGLSEETTTGVHRLHQMHKAGKLACPAINVNDSVTKSKFDNLYGCRESLADGIKRATDVMVAGKVVVICGYGDVGKGCAAAMDGLGARVIVTEIDPICALQATMEGFQVTDMAEAAAMGDIFVTTTGNKDVICGHHMDQMKHQAIVCNIGHFDSEVQIAYLNNRSDIQKISIKTPADEGGPVDKYVYPDGKALIVLAEGRLVNLGCATGHPSFVMSSSFTNQVMAQLALWQELEKFEIGVHLLPKELDEEVARLHLEKLGVKLEVLSEDQAEYINVPVDGPYKPEHYRY, from the coding sequence ATGAGCACCGCTACGGAAAAGCTCCCTTACAAAGTTGCCAATATCGAGCTCGCCGAGCTGGGCCGAAAAGAAATCGAAATCGCTGAGATCGAGATGCCAGGTCTGATGGCTTTGCGAGAAAAGCACGGGGCCACCAAGCCTCTGAAGGGTGCTCGCATCGCCGGCTGTCTGCACATGACAATTCAAACTGCTGTGCTGATCGAAACGCTGGTTGAACTGGGCGCTGAAGTTACGTGGTCAAGCTGCAACATTTTCTCAACTCAGGACCACGCGGCAGCTGCCATGGCTGCGGCCGGCATCCCCGTTTACGCGTGGAAGGGTATGAGCGAAGAAGAGTTCGATTGGTGTATTGAGCAGACTCTGCACTTCCCGGACGGTCAGCCACTGAACATGATTCTTGACGATGGCGGCGACCTGACGCTGATGGTTCACGAAAAGTTTCCTGAACTGATGGCCGACATCAAAGGGCTGTCTGAAGAAACGACGACCGGCGTTCACCGCCTGCACCAGATGCACAAAGCCGGCAAGCTGGCGTGCCCTGCGATCAACGTGAATGATTCGGTCACGAAGAGTAAGTTCGACAACCTGTATGGCTGTCGTGAATCCCTGGCTGACGGCATCAAACGAGCGACCGACGTGATGGTGGCTGGTAAGGTTGTTGTGATCTGCGGCTACGGCGATGTCGGCAAAGGCTGTGCTGCCGCCATGGACGGTCTTGGTGCTCGTGTTATCGTCACCGAAATCGATCCGATCTGTGCTTTGCAGGCCACCATGGAAGGCTTCCAGGTCACCGACATGGCAGAAGCTGCTGCCATGGGCGATATTTTCGTCACGACCACCGGCAACAAAGACGTGATCTGCGGCCATCACATGGACCAGATGAAGCATCAGGCGATCGTCTGCAACATCGGCCACTTCGACAGCGAAGTTCAGATTGCATACCTGAACAATCGCAGCGACATCCAGAAAATCAGCATCAAGACGCCAGCCGACGAAGGTGGCCCCGTCGACAAGTACGTTTATCCTGACGGCAAGGCTCTGATCGTGCTGGCAGAAGGTCGACTGGTCAACCTGGGATGTGCGACTGGTCATCCGTCGTTTGTGATGAGTAGCAGCTTCACAAACCAGGTAATGGCTCAGCTTGCTCTGTGGCAGGAACTCGAAAAGTTCGAAATTGGCGTTCACCTTCTGCCAAAGGAACTGGACGAAGAAGTCGCTCGTCTGCACCTCGAAAAACTGGGCGTCAAGCTGGAAGTGTTGAGCGAAGATCAGGCCGAATACATCAATGTGCCTGTCGATGGCCCATACAAGCCAGAGCACTACCGCTATTGA